A stretch of the Lolium perenne isolate Kyuss_39 chromosome 3, Kyuss_2.0, whole genome shotgun sequence genome encodes the following:
- the LOC127341138 gene encoding uncharacterized protein: MPSPAPFIYCDAAEDDGPGGEKKALVKAALDGNLRRVKVLVKSLTKKGGLESVFSLNKDGIGVLHAAACTGQLEVCKYLVEKLGADVNAPGCGTAALGATPFMTACQSGDVPTVKYLLDHGGDLTKSDEKGRTALHHAASTGSCKVTEFLLSQGVPVDIDCGRGTSLFMAATNEQDKTLKILLDHKANPNIIISGVGSPLLSALIYRSLKCMKLLIKAGADVNCKGSMMNPLLLATMHGGYTNYIKLLLKAGADPNIPDDLGRLPIELAALRDCWEEVEMLFPLTTRIPDAPVWSIEGVISHAKIQDKKPIEQQHLERRTALLKSQADTAFKQKEYKMAIEFYGLAIAHGESATLYANRSLCKLLMGDGDGALSDALKCRMLRPKWSKACYRQAAAHMLLKEYKQACDAFEDAQKMDPGNAEIESELRKARELMKNPPSDD, from the exons ATGCCGTCGCCGGCGCCGTTCATCTACTGCGACGCCGCCGAGGACGACGGCCCCGGCG GGGAGAAGAAGGCTCTCGTGAAGGCGGCCCTCGACGGCAACCTCCGCCGCGTCAAAG TTCTCGTAAAGAGTCTTACCAAGAAGGGCGGCCTGGAGTCGGTTTTTTCTTTGAACAAGGATGGAATCGGTGTGCTGCATGCCGCGGCATGCACGGGCCAACTCGAGGTTTGCAAGTATCTGGTGGAGAAGCTTGGGGCAGATGTGAATGCTCCTGGATGTGGAACTGCTGCTCTAG GAGCGACTCCGTTTATGACGGCTTGTCAGTCTGGTGATGTTCCGACCGTCAAATATTTGCTTGATCATGGTGGTGATCTAACAAAATCAGACGAAAAAGGACGCACAGCTCTCCACCATGCTGCATCTACAG GATCTTGTAAGGTAACAGAGTTCCTGCTTTCACAAGGAGTGCCAGTCGACATAGACTGTGGCCGTGGCACATCACTTTTTATGGCTGCTACAAATGAGCAAGATAAGACACTGAAGATTTTATTGGACCACAAGGCAAAT CCTAATATCATTATTAGTGGTGTTGGAAGTCCCCTGCTCAGTGCTCTTATTTACCGCTCATTGAAGTGCATGAAGCTACTCATAAAG GCTGGTGCTGATGTTAACTGCAAGGGTTCTATGATGAATCCTTTGTTACTTGCTACGATGCATGGAGGTTACACCAACTACATCAAATTGCTACTGAAGGCTGGGGCAGATCCTAATATTCCCGATGAT TTGGGTAGGCTGCCAATAGAGCTTGCTGCATTACGCGATTGCTGGGAAGAGGTTGAAATGCTGTTTCCTTTGACTACCAGAATTCCAGATGCCCCAGTCTGGAGTATTGAGGGAGTGATTTCTCATGCGAAAATTCAAGATAAAAAGCCAATA gagcaacaacaccttgaaagAAGAACTGCTTTGCTCAAGTCACAGGCTGATACGGCATTCAAGCAGAAGGAGTATAAGATGGCAATAGAGTTTTATGGCTTG GCAATAGCCCATGGAGAGAGTGCAACACTGTATGCAAACAGGAGTCTTTGTAAGCTACTCATGGGTGATGGTGATGGTGCTTTGTCAGATGCTCTTAAGTGCCGAATGCTGCGACCTAAGTGGTCAAAAGCGTGCTACCGTCAAGCTGCAGCTCACATGCTACTCAAG GAATATAAACAAGCCTGTGATGCTTTCGAAGATGCACAAAAAATGGATCCTGGGAATGCCGAGATTGAGAGTGAATTAAG GAAAGCTAGGGAGCTCATGAAGAATCCTCCTAGTGATGATTAG